Proteins encoded by one window of Salmonirosea aquatica:
- a CDS encoding LytR/AlgR family response regulator transcription factor, translating into MQYPDTWPRLVGIPIWAFFFRFIGDITPLGQLLSSPQFYLDVLVVMGVTALLWEANRFLIRYLDRRYSWATQAFQRLFVQGGIAFGSTALIIALFSFVYNDLVLHRSAQITLSIVIANDVPIGLMFILILHMGYTMYWLLNYHRTSVAGLKLRIAELEGTSQIAPPAPEKQGTKILLVNQGKGYVPLMTEQVAYIFVTNETSIVKTHDNQSFTIDATLEQLIERLPASDFFRISRQFIASRSAIRKVENDGSGRALLTLHPKPAEEVAVSRRRVAEFRQWLSES; encoded by the coding sequence ATGCAGTATCCCGACACCTGGCCGCGTCTGGTAGGCATCCCGATTTGGGCCTTCTTTTTTCGCTTCATTGGCGATATCACGCCGCTAGGACAGCTACTTAGTAGTCCTCAGTTCTATCTGGATGTGCTGGTGGTGATGGGTGTCACCGCGCTGCTTTGGGAGGCCAACCGCTTCCTCATCCGCTATCTCGATCGCCGGTATTCGTGGGCTACTCAGGCATTCCAGCGGCTTTTCGTACAGGGAGGTATTGCCTTTGGCAGCACCGCCCTGATTATCGCCCTGTTCAGCTTTGTGTATAATGATCTGGTACTGCACCGTTCGGCGCAGATCACCCTCAGCATTGTGATTGCCAACGACGTACCCATTGGGCTGATGTTCATCCTGATCTTGCACATGGGCTACACTATGTACTGGCTGCTGAACTACCATCGCACCAGCGTAGCCGGGCTCAAGCTACGGATTGCCGAACTCGAAGGTACTTCTCAGATTGCACCGCCGGCTCCCGAAAAGCAGGGTACCAAGATCCTACTGGTCAATCAGGGAAAAGGCTATGTCCCATTGATGACCGAGCAGGTCGCGTATATCTTTGTCACGAACGAAACCAGCATTGTCAAGACGCACGACAACCAATCGTTCACGATCGACGCTACCCTTGAGCAGCTTATTGAGCGGTTGCCGGCCAGTGATTTCTTTCGGATCAGCCGTCAGTTCATCGCCAGCCGCAGCGCCATTCGCAAAGTGGAGAACGACGGTTCGGGCCGGGCGTTACTGACGCTGCATCCCAAACCCGCCGAAGAGGTAGCGGTGAGTCGGCGTCGGGTAGCGGAGTTCCGCCAATGGCTGAGCGAATCCTGA
- a CDS encoding ABC transporter permease gives MLTNYLKIALRHFRRQPFFSLVNVTGLAVGLAACWLIGLYVIHERSFDTFLPYADRVCAVAFDIKMGDQEAFTTNTPPPVGARLVEDFPEIEMAARTFNLGSVVVQREAMNGKEPLTFNEYNNAMAADTAFLELFGFPMVAGDPRTALDKPGSVVLTESMARKYFGEQTALGQSLKLNDNPYQVTGIVRDLPTNSTVQFGFLASMTNFSVVERFSWSWIWLQVDTWVRLRQPVTEQALATLEKKFPAMVRTYAPAAYARIGQDLTKNLDNGDRLDVKLLPLEKLHLGYTGLTSRLTTLGDGEQVGMFAIIGGLILLLACVNFMNLSTARSMKRSQEVGVRKALGSQRSALVAQFLVESVLLSGGAMFLAALLASVMLPFYNNLTGLALLPGDLFSTESMGFVVLLPLVTGLLGGLYPAFYLSRFKAIEMFKSAGRRSRGGLVSVRSGLVVFQFAVSIVLMLGSFVVFQQLEFAQKQTPGLNREHVLVIENARHFTSPSAREAFRQQLANLPEALDATHSTFLPSLGSFGDFYEPEQGDQKNAVVSSLPMGSFLTDADFVPTLGIEILAGRNFRPHSVSDSASVILNETAVKAIGWKDPIGKWLRYPGNANQRFQVVGVMRDFNDASVRTAIEPMALFHEASKTYQTWASYIALRVRPGSEKQAVEKAAALWDKAVPEVPFEYDFLDATFARLYRSEARMGSVLSILTGLALFIGCLGLFALAAYTAESRIKEIGVRKVLGASVASIVSLLSSDFLKLVIAAIVIATPVAWYAMNAWLADFTYKIDLEWWYFAGAGGLAVAIALLTVSFQSIKAALMDPVKSLRSE, from the coding sequence ATGCTAACCAACTACCTCAAAATCGCCCTTCGCCACTTCCGGCGGCAACCTTTTTTTTCGCTGGTGAATGTCACGGGCCTGGCGGTGGGCCTGGCGGCTTGCTGGCTCATTGGACTTTACGTTATTCACGAAAGAAGTTTCGATACTTTCCTGCCTTATGCCGATCGCGTCTGCGCGGTAGCCTTCGATATCAAAATGGGCGACCAGGAAGCTTTTACCACCAACACGCCGCCGCCCGTGGGGGCGAGGCTGGTCGAGGATTTTCCCGAGATCGAAATGGCCGCCCGTACCTTCAATTTGGGTAGCGTGGTGGTGCAGCGGGAAGCTATGAATGGCAAAGAGCCCCTGACTTTCAATGAATATAACAACGCGATGGCCGCCGACACGGCTTTTCTGGAATTGTTCGGTTTTCCGATGGTAGCGGGCGATCCCCGCACGGCCCTCGACAAACCCGGCAGCGTGGTGCTGACCGAGAGTATGGCGCGGAAGTATTTTGGCGAACAAACCGCCTTGGGCCAGTCGTTAAAACTGAACGACAACCCCTACCAGGTAACGGGAATCGTGCGGGACCTACCCACTAACTCTACGGTACAGTTCGGCTTTCTGGCTTCCATGACCAATTTTTCGGTAGTGGAGCGTTTTTCGTGGAGTTGGATTTGGTTGCAGGTCGATACCTGGGTGCGGCTGCGGCAGCCCGTCACCGAGCAAGCACTGGCTACTTTGGAAAAGAAGTTCCCGGCCATGGTACGTACCTATGCACCCGCCGCCTACGCCCGGATCGGGCAGGATTTGACCAAAAACCTTGACAATGGCGACCGTCTCGATGTAAAACTCTTGCCCCTGGAAAAGCTGCATTTGGGCTACACCGGACTTACCTCGCGACTGACCACGCTCGGCGACGGTGAGCAGGTGGGGATGTTTGCGATCATTGGTGGTCTGATTTTGCTGCTGGCCTGCGTTAATTTCATGAATTTATCTACCGCGCGCTCCATGAAACGTTCGCAGGAGGTAGGGGTACGTAAGGCCCTCGGTTCGCAGCGGAGCGCGTTGGTTGCGCAGTTTCTGGTCGAGTCAGTGCTGCTGAGTGGGGGTGCCATGTTTTTGGCTGCCTTGCTGGCGAGTGTGATGCTGCCCTTTTATAACAATCTGACGGGACTCGCGCTACTGCCCGGCGACCTCTTTTCAACGGAAAGTATGGGGTTTGTGGTACTGCTGCCCCTTGTAACGGGCTTGCTCGGTGGACTTTATCCGGCCTTTTATTTGTCGCGATTCAAGGCCATCGAGATGTTCAAATCCGCCGGGCGAAGAAGCCGGGGCGGATTGGTATCGGTACGGAGCGGACTCGTCGTGTTTCAGTTTGCAGTTTCCATCGTCCTGATGCTGGGCTCGTTTGTCGTATTTCAGCAATTGGAATTTGCCCAAAAACAAACGCCGGGCCTGAATCGCGAGCATGTGCTGGTGATCGAGAATGCGCGCCACTTCACGTCGCCCTCGGCGCGGGAGGCTTTCCGGCAGCAACTGGCCAACCTACCCGAAGCGCTGGATGCTACGCATTCTACTTTTTTGCCATCGCTGGGTAGCTTTGGCGACTTTTATGAACCCGAACAAGGCGACCAAAAGAATGCCGTTGTTTCCAGCCTGCCCATGGGTTCATTCCTGACCGACGCCGATTTTGTGCCTACCCTGGGCATCGAAATCCTGGCGGGACGGAACTTCCGCCCCCATTCGGTCAGCGATTCGGCATCGGTAATCCTGAACGAGACTGCCGTCAAGGCCATTGGCTGGAAAGATCCAATCGGAAAATGGCTGCGTTATCCGGGCAATGCCAATCAGCGTTTTCAGGTAGTCGGCGTCATGCGCGATTTTAATGATGCGTCGGTGCGCACGGCCATCGAACCCATGGCGCTTTTCCACGAAGCGTCCAAAACCTACCAAACCTGGGCCTCGTACATCGCCTTGCGGGTGCGTCCCGGTAGTGAGAAACAGGCCGTCGAGAAAGCCGCCGCCCTCTGGGATAAGGCTGTGCCGGAGGTACCTTTCGAGTATGATTTTCTGGATGCTACCTTTGCCCGCCTTTACCGTTCCGAAGCCCGGATGGGTTCCGTACTGAGTATCCTGACGGGCCTGGCGTTGTTCATCGGTTGTCTGGGCCTGTTCGCGCTGGCCGCTTATACCGCCGAAAGCCGCATTAAGGAGATCGGCGTGCGTAAGGTGCTGGGAGCCAGTGTGGCCAGTATCGTATCGCTGCTCTCCTCGGATTTTCTTAAACTCGTCATCGCGGCCATTGTCATCGCTACGCCTGTTGCCTGGTACGCCATGAATGCATGGCTGGCGGACTTTACCTATAAAATCGACCTGGAATGGTGGTACTTCGCCGGGGCGGGTGGTCTGGCAGTCGCCATCGCGTTGCTGACCGTGAGTTTTCAAAGTATCAAAGCCGCCCTGATGGATCCGGTGAAGTCGCTGCGGAGTGAGTGA